The sequence ATAGCGTTGATTGAATCCTTTGGTGATTTTAAAGACGAAAAAGGGATCAGTAAGATTGATCTTATGGCGATTATTGAGGATTCACTGAAGACACTTTTGAGAAAAAGATTCGATTCAGATGACCACTTTGATGTGATTGTAAACCCGGATAAAGGAGATTTTCAGATATTTTTGAATAAAACAATTGTAGAGGACGAAATGTCTGAAGATGATGATTTGGAGATTGAAATTTCTGAAGCAAAGAAGATTGACCCTACCTTCGAAGTGGGTGAGGATTTTACAATGGAAATTCCTGTTGCACAATTGGGAAGAAGGAATATCCTTACCCTGAAGCAAATTTTGGCTACAAAACTTCAAGAGCATAACAATGCTATGCTGTATGAACAGTTTAGAGATAAAATTGGTGAAATCGTTGTAGGTGAAATTCACCACATCCGTCACAAACATGTAATCTTGTTGGATGACGAAGGAAACGAATTCATTTTACCAAAAGAAAACCAGATCCCATCCGATTTCTTTAAAAAAGGTGAGAATATCAGAGCTATTGTTGAGACAGTAGATTTTAAAGGTTCAAAACCGCAGATTATTATTTCCAGAACTGCACCTAAATTCCTTGAGAAATTATTAGAGCTGGAAATTCCTGAGATCCAGGATGGAACAATCATGCTGAAAAAAGTAGTGAGAATTCCTGGCGAAAAGGCAAAGATTGCAGTAGATGCTTATGATGACAGAATTGATCCGGTAGGAGCTTGTGTGGGTGTTAAAGGATCC is a genomic window of Chryseobacterium nakagawai containing:
- the nusA gene encoding transcription termination factor NusA — translated: MDNIALIESFGDFKDEKGISKIDLMAIIEDSLKTLLRKRFDSDDHFDVIVNPDKGDFQIFLNKTIVEDEMSEDDDLEIEISEAKKIDPTFEVGEDFTMEIPVAQLGRRNILTLKQILATKLQEHNNAMLYEQFRDKIGEIVVGEIHHIRHKHVILLDDEGNEFILPKENQIPSDFFKKGENIRAIVETVDFKGSKPQIIISRTAPKFLEKLLELEIPEIQDGTIMLKKVVRIPGEKAKIAVDAYDDRIDPVGACVGVKGSRIHGVVRELRNENIDVIQWSKNPEILVKRALGNVTVNKIDINEDANYALVYTPVEEISKVIGKQGQNIRLASWLSGYEIDVYRESSEDDDVELREFNDDIEQWILDEFKKVGLTTAKSVLDKETESLLNMVDLEEETIEEVKRILREEFED